A part of Gemmatimonadales bacterium genomic DNA contains:
- a CDS encoding M20/M25/M40 family metallo-hydrolase: MSAFSMTVTAGDSTTSARYPRHSQRTLPPTERFRIGRRWLLATLLLVAVPGASLPAQSDLRSEIRQYRVRHEAAIVRELADFVALPNVASNLDDIRTNARHLVGMMERRGISARMLELDGTPPAVYGELLTPGATRTVVFYAHYDGQPVDSTRWASSPWRPVLRTGFPGPAAKELDLAGVNGRFDPEARLYARGVSDDKGPIVAVLHAIDALKASGTPLSVNLKFFFEGEEEAGSANLRPMLTKYRSLLAADYWIFGDGPVHQTRAPQAVFGVRGVTGLDLTVYGPIRPLHSGHYGNWAPNANAMLVHLLASMRDTEGRITIAGFMDDVVPLSAAERDALRSIPAVESQLIGEFRIGRTEGSPASLAEAIALPALNMSGLSGGRAAGGGANVIVPEAAAYLDFRLVPNQTPERIRALVERHIRAQGYHIVSETPDSATRRAHPRIVRLNWLSGYASARTAVDGPGSRALLTAVDEFLGAPIMRVPTLGGSLPLSVFVEVLGAQFAVLPIVNHDNNQHGENENLRLQNLWDGIELYAGVLARMGKVWQQVP; the protein is encoded by the coding sequence ATGTCCGCTTTCTCGATGACGGTAACTGCCGGGGATAGCACCACCAGCGCCAGGTATCCGCGCCACTCGCAGCGTACGTTACCTCCAACGGAGCGGTTTCGAATCGGTCGGCGGTGGCTCCTGGCGACACTGCTCCTGGTCGCCGTCCCTGGCGCGTCGCTCCCGGCACAATCTGATCTTCGCAGCGAAATCCGCCAGTACCGGGTCAGGCACGAGGCGGCCATCGTACGCGAGCTTGCCGACTTCGTGGCCCTTCCCAATGTCGCCTCCAACCTGGACGACATCCGGACCAACGCCCGCCACCTCGTCGGAATGATGGAGCGCCGCGGTATCTCGGCCCGGATGCTCGAGCTCGACGGTACGCCGCCGGCAGTTTATGGCGAATTGCTGACACCTGGCGCCACGCGAACGGTCGTGTTCTACGCGCACTATGACGGTCAGCCGGTCGACTCCACCCGCTGGGCCAGTTCTCCCTGGCGACCGGTGCTGCGCACCGGGTTTCCTGGTCCGGCGGCCAAGGAGCTGGATCTGGCCGGAGTCAACGGCCGGTTCGACCCGGAGGCACGCCTCTATGCACGGGGTGTCAGCGACGACAAAGGACCCATCGTCGCGGTGCTGCACGCCATCGACGCGCTCAAGGCCTCAGGCACGCCGCTGTCCGTCAACCTGAAGTTCTTCTTCGAGGGCGAGGAGGAGGCCGGCTCTGCCAACCTCCGCCCCATGCTCACCAAGTATCGGTCGCTCCTCGCAGCCGACTACTGGATCTTCGGCGACGGCCCGGTCCACCAGACCCGGGCGCCGCAAGCCGTCTTCGGGGTCCGAGGGGTGACCGGGCTCGACCTGACGGTCTATGGGCCGATTCGTCCGCTGCACAGCGGCCACTACGGCAACTGGGCGCCCAACGCCAACGCCATGCTGGTGCACCTGTTGGCCTCGATGCGCGACACCGAAGGACGAATCACCATCGCCGGGTTCATGGACGACGTGGTGCCGCTGTCGGCGGCCGAGCGCGACGCCCTCCGTTCGATTCCGGCCGTCGAGTCGCAGCTGATCGGGGAGTTCCGGATCGGGCGGACCGAGGGATCGCCTGCCTCACTGGCCGAGGCGATTGCCCTGCCGGCTCTCAACATGAGCGGTTTGAGCGGTGGGCGCGCAGCCGGGGGCGGGGCGAACGTGATTGTACCGGAGGCTGCGGCCTACCTCGACTTCCGTCTCGTGCCGAATCAGACCCCCGAACGGATCCGGGCTCTGGTCGAACGCCATATTCGGGCCCAGGGATATCATATCGTGTCCGAGACACCCGATTCGGCCACCCGGCGGGCCCATCCGCGGATAGTCCGGCTCAACTGGCTAAGCGGCTACGCGTCAGCCCGTACTGCGGTCGACGGCCCCGGTTCCCGGGCACTGCTGACTGCCGTCGACGAGTTTCTCGGCGCGCCCATAATGCGGGTACCCACGCTGGGCGGTAGCCTGCCGCTCTCGGTGTTCGTCGAAGTGCTGGGGGCCCAGTTTGCCGTCCTGCCGATCGTCAACCACGACAACAACCAGCACGGCGAGAACGAGAACCTGCGATTGCAGAACCTCTGGGACGGCATCGAACTCTACGCTGGGGTCCTGGCCCGGATGGGCAAGGTCTGGCAACAGGTTCCCTGA
- a CDS encoding NINE protein: MANSSDKSRAVTLILGLTLGVFGAHRFYAGKIGTGLLMLVTVGGCGIWYLVDNIMIATGGFRDAEGKLISRWEPEGDGQGTGVPQELLDEIYALRTEVNELHERVEFNERLLAERTGARPDDR; encoded by the coding sequence ATGGCCAATTCTTCCGATAAGAGTCGTGCGGTTACCCTGATTCTCGGCCTGACGCTCGGCGTGTTCGGTGCGCATCGTTTCTATGCCGGCAAGATCGGCACGGGATTGCTGATGCTGGTAACCGTCGGCGGCTGTGGCATCTGGTATCTGGTCGACAACATCATGATCGCGACAGGCGGCTTCCGCGACGCCGAAGGGAAGCTGATTTCCCGCTGGGAGCCCGAGGGCGACGGCCAGGGAACCGGGGTGCCGCAGGAACTGCTCGACGAGATCTACGCGCTGCGCACCGAAGTCAACGAACTGCACGAGCGGGTCGAGTTCAACGAACGCCTTCTGGCGGAACGGACCGGGGCGCGACCGGACGATCGTTAG
- a CDS encoding MOSC domain-containing protein, producing MTSIASLHIYPLKGGRGLSLDQVELDRFGPKNDRRWMVIEADGSFVTQREIPALCQIGAVPSNSGVTLSAPNLEPLVLARPAPDSPTRRVAIWDDETDGVELGPVAADWISQALGASLRLIYLPDHALRRTNPEYDPIGARVSFADGYPILVISEASLEDLNRRLEVPLPMNRFRPNLVVRGSTPFAEDRWRVFSAGGIRFEGLKLCARCPVTTTDQATGARGKEPLRTLASFRKHADGVMFGMNVAHRGSGTLRVGDPIAVEETGTVPNDRPVAPRSVPPEGVR from the coding sequence ATGACCTCGATCGCTTCGCTTCACATCTATCCGCTCAAGGGCGGGCGCGGTCTTTCCCTCGACCAAGTCGAGCTCGACCGTTTCGGGCCCAAGAACGACCGGCGCTGGATGGTCATCGAGGCGGACGGGAGCTTTGTGACCCAGCGGGAAATTCCGGCGCTCTGCCAGATCGGCGCAGTCCCGTCGAACAGCGGGGTTACCCTCTCCGCTCCGAACCTCGAACCGCTGGTTCTGGCCCGACCAGCTCCCGACAGTCCAACCCGGCGGGTCGCGATCTGGGACGACGAGACGGATGGGGTCGAGCTCGGTCCAGTCGCTGCCGACTGGATCAGCCAGGCCCTCGGCGCCTCACTCCGCCTGATCTACCTCCCGGACCACGCGCTCCGCCGGACCAATCCTGAGTACGACCCGATCGGCGCCCGGGTGAGTTTTGCCGATGGCTATCCGATCCTGGTGATTAGCGAGGCCTCGCTCGAAGATTTGAACCGCCGCCTCGAGGTGCCGCTGCCGATGAACCGATTCCGGCCCAACCTCGTCGTCCGCGGCAGCACGCCGTTTGCGGAAGATCGCTGGCGGGTCTTTTCCGCCGGCGGGATCCGATTCGAGGGCCTCAAGCTCTGCGCCCGCTGTCCGGTCACCACCACCGATCAGGCTACCGGGGCGCGGGGCAAGGAACCGCTTCGGACCCTGGCCAGCTTCCGCAAACACGCCGATGGCGTGATGTTCGGCATGAATGTGGCGCACCGCGGCAGCGGCACCCTGCGGGTCGGCGATCCGATTGCCGTCGAAGAGACGGGCACGGTGCCTAACGATCGTCCGGTCGCGCCCCGGTCCGTTCCGCCAGAAGGCGTTCGTTGA
- a CDS encoding M42 family metallopeptidase translates to MKTPSHDFLRALLSAPGPSGFEAGPARLWRDEAATFADSVSADVSGNSYATVKGQSAGPGVMFAGHIDEIGLMVLYIDEHGFLSFDTIGGWDEQVLVGQRVTLIGRDGPVAGVIGKKAIHLMEKEDREKPSKVKDLWIDIGATSRAEAALRIRIGDAGVIDAGVLELPNGRIVSRSIDNRMGAYVVLEALRLLAKDRPQVGVTAVATAQEEIAYTGGGARTSASGLLPAAAIVVDVTHATDTPGSDHKRHGEVKLGGGPVLSRGSSVNPRVADLLAETAESMAIPYVWHASPKYTSTDADAIATSMRGVATGLVSVPNRYMHSPNEMVVLEDIDRAAALLAGFARRITADTNFIP, encoded by the coding sequence ATGAAAACACCCTCACATGACTTCCTCCGGGCCCTGCTCAGCGCGCCCGGCCCCTCCGGCTTCGAGGCCGGGCCGGCTCGTCTCTGGCGCGACGAGGCAGCGACCTTTGCCGACAGTGTCTCGGCCGACGTCAGCGGCAATTCCTACGCGACCGTCAAAGGGCAGTCGGCAGGGCCCGGGGTGATGTTTGCCGGGCACATCGACGAGATCGGCCTGATGGTCCTCTACATCGACGAGCACGGCTTCCTGAGCTTTGATACGATCGGGGGATGGGACGAGCAAGTACTTGTGGGACAAAGAGTTACGTTAATCGGACGTGATGGACCGGTGGCTGGGGTCATCGGCAAGAAGGCCATCCACCTGATGGAGAAAGAGGACCGCGAGAAGCCGAGCAAGGTGAAGGATCTGTGGATCGACATTGGTGCCACCTCTCGGGCCGAGGCGGCTCTGCGGATTCGAATTGGCGATGCGGGGGTCATCGATGCGGGAGTGCTGGAGTTACCGAATGGTCGGATCGTCAGCCGCAGCATCGACAACCGGATGGGGGCGTATGTGGTGCTGGAAGCGCTTCGGCTGCTGGCCAAGGATCGTCCTCAGGTGGGGGTGACCGCCGTCGCCACGGCTCAAGAGGAGATTGCCTACACCGGAGGCGGTGCACGCACCTCCGCGTCGGGACTGCTTCCCGCGGCGGCGATTGTTGTGGACGTAACCCATGCTACCGATACCCCAGGGTCGGATCACAAGCGCCACGGGGAGGTCAAGTTGGGGGGCGGGCCGGTTCTTTCCCGCGGCTCGTCGGTCAATCCGCGGGTGGCCGATTTGCTCGCCGAAACGGCGGAGTCGATGGCAATACCGTATGTCTGGCATGCGTCGCCCAAGTACACCTCCACTGACGCGGACGCCATTGCGACGTCGATGCGGGGCGTGGCGACCGGGCTCGTCTCGGTCCCGAATCGCTACATGCACAGCCCCAACGAAATGGTGGTGCTTGAGGACATCGATCGGGCAGCGGCGCTGCTGGCGGGATTCGCGCGGCGGATTACGGCTGATACCAACTTCATTCCATGA
- a CDS encoding M28 family peptidase has protein sequence MRVAGWIAAWVLAVPVSDAAGQATVESALRRDVQVLSADSLGGRFTGSPGGDAAARYLAWRFEEAGAKPAPGGWLHEFTMPADLAGFRSLPPDRRPTRAANVVALVPGTDPELQNEYVVVGAHYDHLGDGHANSLGTPGEIHNGADDNASGTAALLDIARRFAAAPAKRTVVLVAFSGEEFGLLGSAAYVRSAPVSMERTVAMVNLDMVGRLRNDRLLVFGSETATEFPAMLDSLNGTHRFDLHYSGDGFGRSDQQSFYLARKPVLHMFTDLHEDYHRPSDDWDKINLPGLVRVAAYTTDVVRAIADRRTPLTFVMGAPPAHSGAAAAPVSAGYGAYLGSIPDMGSGGPGVRLSGVRPGSPADQAGLAEGDVLLRIGDFEIADLQAMTDALRSYKPGESAVVRYRRGADERSTTVVFGRRGG, from the coding sequence ATGCGGGTTGCCGGGTGGATAGCGGCATGGGTTCTTGCGGTGCCGGTCAGCGACGCTGCCGGGCAGGCGACGGTCGAGTCGGCGTTGCGGCGTGATGTTCAGGTCTTGAGCGCCGACAGTCTCGGCGGTCGGTTTACGGGCAGCCCGGGCGGCGATGCAGCGGCGCGGTACCTGGCGTGGCGCTTCGAAGAGGCGGGTGCCAAGCCGGCGCCGGGCGGATGGCTGCATGAGTTCACCATGCCTGCCGACCTGGCCGGGTTCAGGTCCCTGCCCCCCGACCGCCGTCCGACTCGGGCGGCCAATGTCGTCGCGCTGGTGCCAGGGACCGATCCGGAGTTGCAGAACGAGTATGTCGTGGTTGGTGCGCATTACGATCACCTGGGCGATGGGCACGCCAACTCGCTCGGTACGCCCGGGGAGATTCACAACGGCGCTGACGACAATGCGTCCGGAACGGCTGCGTTGCTCGACATTGCCCGGCGTTTCGCGGCTGCTCCCGCCAAGCGGACCGTGGTGCTGGTCGCATTCTCCGGCGAAGAGTTCGGTTTGCTCGGCTCGGCGGCCTACGTGCGTTCGGCGCCGGTCTCGATGGAGCGCACGGTTGCGATGGTCAATCTCGACATGGTGGGTCGGCTGCGGAACGACCGCTTGCTGGTGTTCGGGTCGGAAACGGCAACGGAGTTTCCCGCGATGCTCGATTCGCTCAACGGGACTCACCGGTTCGACCTTCACTACTCCGGCGACGGCTTTGGTCGCAGCGATCAGCAGTCGTTCTACCTGGCGCGGAAGCCGGTGCTCCACATGTTCACCGACTTGCACGAGGATTATCACCGGCCGAGCGATGACTGGGACAAGATCAATCTGCCGGGGCTGGTCAGGGTCGCCGCGTATACGACTGATGTGGTGCGCGCCATTGCCGACCGTCGGACGCCGCTGACGTTCGTGATGGGGGCGCCACCTGCGCACAGCGGCGCGGCTGCGGCGCCGGTGTCGGCCGGGTATGGCGCCTATCTGGGGTCGATTCCGGATATGGGGTCGGGTGGTCCTGGTGTCCGCTTGTCGGGAGTGCGTCCTGGCAGCCCTGCGGATCAGGCCGGACTCGCCGAGGGAGACGTGCTGCTGCGGATCGGCGACTTCGAGATTGCCGATCTCCAAGCCATGACCGACGCTTTACGCAGCTACAAGCCAGGGGAATCCGCAGTGGTCCGTTACCGGCGTGGAGCTGATGAACGTTCGACCACCGTCGTGTTCGGCCGGCGGGGAGGCTGA
- a CDS encoding GAF domain-containing protein, translated as MAVLDGAAIAAQLQQAARDGAGRQALLQLAADRIRAAGSPYTSAYLYMLHGQELVLEAFSGRETDHTRIPVGKGVCGTAVATGLDQNVPDVQAIGNYLACNLETRSELVVLIRRGEEILGQIDIDSDVIDPFTAAEEAENRRVAEALAELL; from the coding sequence ATGGCGGTCTTGGATGGAGCGGCCATCGCTGCTCAGCTGCAGCAGGCGGCGCGGGATGGAGCCGGGCGGCAGGCGCTGCTGCAGCTTGCCGCCGACCGGATCAGGGCGGCGGGATCGCCCTATACGTCGGCCTATCTCTACATGCTGCACGGGCAGGAGCTGGTGCTCGAGGCGTTCAGCGGTCGGGAAACTGATCACACCCGCATCCCGGTCGGCAAAGGGGTCTGCGGCACCGCGGTCGCGACCGGGCTCGATCAGAACGTGCCCGACGTCCAAGCCATCGGGAACTACCTTGCCTGTAATCTCGAAACGCGCTCAGAACTCGTGGTGCTGATCCGGCGCGGCGAGGAGATTCTGGGACAGATCGATATCGACAGCGACGTCATCGACCCGTTCACCGCCGCCGAGGAAGCTGAGAACCGGCGCGTTGCTGAGGCGCTGGCCGAGTTGCTGTAG
- a CDS encoding AMP-binding protein produces the protein MTPTETFERARATLLRHRNDLERARAEFRWPVLDEFNWARDWFSVYAAQTDQTALILIRDTTAGPELTRIGFRELDERSTRLARYLTDQGVARGDRMLLMLSNTLPLWETMLAAIKIGAVVIPATTQLTVEDVEDRLVRGQVRHIVTDEPGASKVRNRERLGVRLCTGAAEGFTPFDEALSAPASLPRVATRANDPLLLYFTSGTTAKAKLVLHTHQSYPVGHLSTMFWLGLEPGGVHQNISSPGWAKHAWSSFFAPWNAGATVLVHDAARFSAQRALEILHQHAVTSLCAPPTVWRMLVLEAMGERPAALRELASAGEPLNPEIIAQVESAWGLTIRDGYGQTETTALVGNPPGFPIVPGSMGKPLPGYSIAIVDRDGRDATEGEVAIRLADRPVGLMTGYEDDPERTDAAMASGLYRTGDEAVRDEAGYIHFVGRGDDVFKSSDYRISPFELESVLIEHELVAEAAVVPSPDPLRLAVPKAFVVLVPGAPPDAASARAILSFCSAKLAPYKRIRRLEFAALPKTISGKIRRVELRTRERDLRASGERAPEEFWLDDTV, from the coding sequence ATGACGCCGACCGAAACCTTCGAGCGCGCCCGCGCGACACTGCTCCGCCATCGCAATGACCTCGAACGCGCCCGCGCGGAGTTTCGCTGGCCGGTGCTCGACGAGTTCAATTGGGCCAGGGACTGGTTCTCTGTTTACGCGGCCCAAACTGACCAGACGGCGCTCATCCTGATCCGTGACACCACCGCCGGGCCCGAGCTGACCCGGATCGGTTTCCGGGAACTCGACGAGCGATCGACTCGACTGGCCCGTTACCTGACCGATCAGGGCGTCGCTCGCGGCGACCGGATGCTGCTGATGCTGTCCAACACGCTGCCGCTCTGGGAGACGATGCTCGCCGCGATCAAGATCGGCGCGGTCGTGATTCCCGCAACGACTCAGCTCACCGTCGAGGACGTCGAAGACCGATTGGTTCGGGGCCAGGTCCGTCACATCGTGACCGACGAGCCCGGCGCCAGCAAGGTGCGCAATCGGGAACGGCTCGGCGTGCGGCTCTGCACTGGAGCGGCCGAGGGGTTCACACCGTTCGATGAAGCCCTTTCGGCACCCGCCAGCCTGCCGCGGGTGGCGACTCGTGCGAACGACCCGCTCCTCCTCTACTTCACCTCGGGCACAACCGCCAAGGCCAAGCTGGTGCTGCATACGCACCAGAGCTATCCGGTCGGCCACCTGTCCACCATGTTCTGGCTGGGCCTCGAACCAGGTGGCGTCCACCAGAACATCAGTTCACCCGGGTGGGCCAAGCACGCCTGGTCGAGTTTTTTTGCCCCCTGGAACGCGGGCGCGACGGTGCTGGTGCACGATGCGGCGCGGTTCAGTGCGCAGCGAGCACTCGAGATCCTGCATCAGCACGCAGTCACCTCGCTTTGTGCCCCGCCGACGGTCTGGCGCATGCTCGTGCTCGAGGCCATGGGTGAGCGCCCAGCCGCCCTCCGCGAACTGGCCAGCGCCGGCGAGCCGCTTAACCCCGAGATCATTGCCCAGGTCGAGTCGGCCTGGGGGCTCACCATCCGCGACGGCTACGGTCAGACGGAGACGACGGCGTTGGTGGGCAATCCGCCGGGCTTTCCGATCGTCCCTGGCTCGATGGGCAAGCCGCTTCCCGGGTATAGCATCGCCATCGTGGACCGTGACGGACGGGACGCCACCGAGGGCGAGGTTGCCATCCGATTGGCCGACCGACCGGTCGGGCTGATGACAGGCTACGAGGACGACCCCGAACGGACCGACGCGGCCATGGCGAGCGGTCTCTACCGTACCGGGGACGAAGCCGTTCGGGATGAGGCAGGCTACATCCACTTTGTCGGGCGGGGCGACGACGTCTTCAAGAGCAGCGACTACCGGATCAGCCCGTTCGAACTCGAGAGTGTCCTGATCGAGCACGAGCTGGTGGCGGAGGCCGCCGTGGTACCAAGCCCGGACCCATTGCGACTGGCGGTACCCAAAGCCTTCGTGGTGCTCGTCCCGGGCGCCCCGCCTGACGCCGCAAGCGCCCGCGCCATCCTGAGCTTCTGCTCTGCGAAGCTGGCACCCTACAAGCGGATTCGCCGGCTCGAGTTTGCCGCGCTTCCGAAAACGATCAGCGGGAAGATCCGGCGGGTCGAGTTGCGCACTCGCGAACGCGACCTGCGTGCCAGCGGTGAGCGCGCCCCTGAGGAGTTCTGGCTGGACGATACGGTCTGA
- the dinB gene encoding DNA polymerase IV, translated as MAVAATILHADLDAFYASVEQLLDPSLRGKPIAVGGGVVLAASYEAKAFGVRGGMPGRRARELCPGLIFVPGHFREYQRLGDAAIAVLGDYTPQVERISIDEAFADVAGCTHLFGPPPAIAAAIRQRVRDDLGLPISIGVARTKHLAKIASQVAKPDGLVVVEPGGEREFLHDLPVELMWGVGPAVRARLAAIGVRTIGQLAAVPGGSLEHLLGRAIGEKLVALALNRDPRGVEQHRRAQSVGAQSALGRVAPDLRRLRPVLVHLADRICSRLRTKGRAGRTVTVRVRFADLRAVTRAITLDAAISATPVLADVALGLVRTVLREHPKERVVTLVAIAVSHLDQNAHLQLELSLDLPDEARRPGTPAGLARRAADGAVDAIRTRFGWNAVGYASVALGKTRTVPDGFRELAEKDR; from the coding sequence ATGGCAGTAGCAGCGACCATTCTCCATGCCGACCTCGACGCGTTCTACGCGTCGGTCGAGCAACTGCTCGACCCGTCGCTCCGGGGCAAGCCAATCGCGGTCGGTGGGGGTGTTGTCCTTGCTGCATCGTACGAGGCCAAGGCATTCGGTGTCCGTGGAGGCATGCCGGGTCGCCGGGCGCGGGAACTCTGTCCCGGGTTGATCTTCGTACCCGGCCATTTTCGCGAGTATCAGCGTCTCGGCGATGCGGCCATCGCCGTGCTGGGTGACTATACGCCACAGGTCGAGCGAATCTCGATCGACGAGGCCTTTGCGGACGTGGCCGGCTGTACCCACCTGTTCGGCCCGCCGCCGGCCATTGCTGCCGCGATCCGTCAGCGGGTCCGCGACGATCTGGGCTTGCCGATCTCGATCGGTGTCGCGCGTACCAAGCATCTCGCGAAGATTGCTTCGCAGGTGGCAAAGCCCGATGGCCTGGTCGTCGTCGAGCCGGGCGGGGAGCGGGAGTTTCTCCACGACCTCCCGGTCGAGCTCATGTGGGGTGTCGGTCCAGCGGTCAGGGCCCGGCTCGCCGCCATCGGCGTCCGTACCATCGGCCAGCTGGCCGCCGTACCCGGCGGGTCACTCGAGCACTTGCTCGGGCGCGCGATTGGCGAGAAGCTGGTCGCGCTCGCGCTGAACCGGGATCCTCGCGGGGTCGAGCAGCACCGTCGCGCGCAGTCGGTCGGGGCGCAGTCGGCGTTGGGTCGGGTTGCTCCGGACCTGCGACGTCTGCGCCCGGTGCTGGTGCATCTGGCCGATCGGATCTGCAGCCGGCTCCGGACCAAGGGCCGGGCCGGTCGCACCGTCACCGTTCGGGTCCGGTTCGCGGATCTGCGCGCGGTGACGCGGGCCATCACGCTCGACGCTGCGATCTCGGCCACCCCAGTCCTGGCTGACGTGGCGCTCGGCCTGGTGCGCACGGTGCTGCGAGAGCACCCGAAGGAGCGGGTGGTCACCCTGGTGGCGATTGCCGTATCCCACTTGGATCAGAATGCGCACCTGCAGCTGGAGCTGTCGCTCGACCTCCCGGACGAGGCTCGCCGGCCCGGAACGCCAGCTGGCTTGGCCCGCCGCGCCGCGGATGGAGCGGTCGACGCCATCCGCACCCGGTTCGGCTGGAATGCCGTCGGTTATGCCTCCGTAGCGCTGGGCAAAACTCGGACGGTTCCGGACGGATTTCGGGAACTCGCCGAAAAGGACCGCTAG
- a CDS encoding citrate:proton symporter — protein sequence MLAWAGLITIMLTLIAIMSGRISALVALITLPILAALAIGTGGATTAMITDGVRSVTPVMGMFVFAILYFGVMTDAGLLDSIVSAIVRVVGSDPRRIVVGTTLIALVSHLSGSGAVSFLITVTAMLPLYNRLGLDRRVLACAAAMGAGVNILPWSAVTLRAAAVLEISPADLFRPLIIPEAAGTVFVLAVSWWLGTRERARLVGAAELDTTSANPAETAADPLRRPDRFWVNLVLTITIIAILVLGLTEPMIAFMVGTVLALLLNYPDIGEQRRRLEAHAKEALMMACLLFAAGVFSGILTGTGMLTALAQAGTGLLPPQLGPHLAVIVAVLSMPLSLLFDASSFYFGVLPVVAEIGQNFGLEKAQIAQAALLGQMTTGFPVTPLTPSPFLLVGLLRLDLGTHQRYSIGYLFATTIVMTVVAVLIGVFPL from the coding sequence ATGCTGGCCTGGGCAGGTCTCATCACGATCATGCTCACGCTGATCGCAATCATGTCAGGGCGAATCTCGGCGCTGGTGGCGCTGATCACGCTCCCGATCCTGGCCGCGCTCGCAATCGGGACCGGTGGTGCGACCACCGCCATGATTACCGACGGGGTCCGCAGCGTCACACCAGTCATGGGCATGTTCGTCTTCGCGATCCTGTACTTCGGCGTGATGACGGATGCAGGTCTGCTCGATTCGATCGTTAGCGCCATCGTCCGCGTCGTCGGCAGCGACCCGCGACGCATCGTGGTTGGGACCACGCTGATTGCGCTGGTGAGCCACCTGAGCGGGTCCGGCGCCGTGAGCTTTCTGATCACGGTCACCGCCATGCTGCCGCTGTACAACCGGCTTGGTCTGGACCGCCGCGTCCTGGCATGCGCCGCCGCGATGGGAGCGGGCGTCAACATCCTGCCCTGGTCCGCGGTCACGCTGCGGGCCGCCGCCGTCCTGGAGATCTCGCCCGCCGACCTGTTCCGCCCGCTGATCATCCCCGAAGCGGCGGGAACGGTCTTCGTGCTGGCGGTATCGTGGTGGCTTGGCACGCGTGAGCGGGCCCGCCTGGTTGGCGCAGCCGAGTTGGACACCACATCTGCGAACCCCGCCGAAACCGCTGCGGATCCGCTGCGGAGGCCGGATCGCTTCTGGGTCAACCTGGTGCTGACGATCACCATCATTGCCATTCTGGTACTCGGACTGACCGAGCCGATGATCGCGTTCATGGTCGGGACGGTGCTGGCACTGCTGCTCAACTATCCCGACATCGGCGAGCAGCGGCGCCGCCTCGAGGCGCATGCGAAGGAAGCCCTGATGATGGCCTGCCTGCTGTTTGCGGCCGGCGTCTTCAGCGGCATCCTGACCGGAACAGGCATGCTGACGGCGTTGGCACAGGCGGGCACCGGACTGCTGCCGCCGCAACTCGGCCCGCACCTGGCGGTGATCGTTGCGGTGTTGTCGATGCCGCTCAGCCTGCTCTTCGACGCCAGTTCGTTCTATTTCGGGGTGCTGCCGGTGGTGGCGGAGATCGGTCAGAACTTCGGCTTGGAAAAGGCGCAGATTGCCCAGGCAGCCCTGCTCGGTCAGATGACGACGGGCTTTCCGGTCACGCCGCTCACGCCGTCACCGTTTCTGCTGGTCGGGCTGCTTCGCCTGGATCTCGGTACTCACCAGCGCTACTCGATCGGGTACCTCTTTGCCACCACCATCGTGATGACGGTCGTCGCGGTGCTGATCGGCGTCTTTCCGCTCTGA
- a CDS encoding helix-turn-helix transcriptional regulator — MEDLEVVTDAVAAAAVLDPVRNRLLAELSSPISAAAVADRVGLTRQKANYYLRSLERLGLVSVVGQRQWGGLTERLFLASAAGYVISPAALGPMAVDPDRAADRWSASYLVALGARMVREVGELWRAARQAGKRLATLSIDTEIRFRSPAERAAFTQELTDTMARLAARYHDDNAPGGRRHRLVVVAHPIMAEPERSAACH; from the coding sequence ATGGAGGATCTCGAAGTCGTCACCGATGCGGTCGCCGCGGCTGCGGTGCTCGATCCGGTGCGGAACCGCTTGCTGGCCGAGCTCTCCAGTCCGATCTCGGCGGCGGCGGTTGCGGATCGGGTCGGGCTGACTCGGCAGAAAGCGAACTACTACTTGAGGTCGCTGGAACGACTGGGCCTGGTGTCGGTGGTCGGTCAGCGCCAATGGGGCGGGCTGACCGAACGGCTCTTCCTGGCTAGCGCCGCCGGGTACGTCATCTCGCCTGCGGCGCTCGGACCGATGGCGGTCGATCCGGATCGCGCCGCCGACCGATGGTCTGCGAGTTACCTGGTCGCCCTGGGAGCTCGGATGGTTCGTGAGGTCGGGGAGTTGTGGCGCGCCGCCCGGCAGGCAGGCAAGCGTCTCGCCACCCTGTCGATCGATACCGAGATCCGGTTCCGAAGCCCGGCCGAGCGGGCTGCATTCACGCAAGAGCTGACCGACACCATGGCTCGCCTGGCTGCGCGGTACCACGACGACAACGCGCCTGGCGGCCGCCGCCATCGCCTCGTCGTGGTTGCGCATCCGATCATGGCCGAGCCGGAAAGGAGCGCAGCATGCCACTGA